A genome region from Baekduia alba includes the following:
- a CDS encoding FitA-like ribbon-helix-helix domain-containing protein, with translation MPNVQIRDVPEDVHRRLKSQAALSGQSLNEFLLARMGDIASVPTVSEMAERIRARSPYDGPSSATLIREDRDRR, from the coding sequence ATGCCCAACGTCCAGATCCGCGATGTCCCGGAGGACGTGCACCGCCGGTTGAAGTCCCAGGCGGCGCTGTCCGGGCAGTCGCTCAACGAGTTCCTGCTCGCTCGCATGGGCGACATCGCGAGCGTTCCGACGGTCTCCGAGATGGCCGAGCGCATCCGCGCGCGGTCGCCGTACGACGGCCCGTCCAGCGCGACGCTCATCCGGGAGGACCGGGATCGTCGATGA
- a CDS encoding type II toxin-antitoxin system VapC family toxin yields the protein MRVVDASVLCDFLLGRDAAVEALLGTPEEEHQPLHCPELVEPETLNALRRLVRSGDLDARRAGEAVADLAEMRVIRHSHAPLRPRVWALRDNLTAYDATYLALAEAIDGSVLLTADAGLADQARMALGARRVRHVA from the coding sequence ATGAGGGTGGTGGACGCGTCGGTCCTCTGCGACTTCCTCCTCGGGCGTGACGCGGCCGTAGAAGCCCTGCTCGGGACGCCGGAGGAGGAGCATCAGCCGCTGCACTGCCCCGAGCTCGTCGAGCCCGAGACGCTCAACGCGCTGCGGCGGCTCGTCCGCAGCGGCGACCTGGACGCCCGGCGCGCCGGCGAGGCGGTCGCCGATCTCGCCGAGATGCGCGTCATCCGCCACTCCCATGCGCCGCTGCGCCCGCGCGTCTGGGCGTTGCGCGACAACTTGACCGCCTACGACGCGACGTACCTCGCGCTGGCCGAGGCGATCGACGGCAGTGTCCTGCTGACGGCCGACGCGGGTCTGGCCGACCAGGCGCGCATGGCTCTCGGCGCCCGCCGCGTTCGCCACGTCGCCTGA
- the purH gene encoding bifunctional phosphoribosylaminoimidazolecarboxamide formyltransferase/IMP cyclohydrolase — protein MASETSPEAPTAPGAVRIQRALLSVSDKRGIVDFARGLAELGVEIVSTGGTATTLVDAGLDVRAIDDFTGFPEIMDGRVKTLHPKLYAGLLAVRDNPQHLQQADDNDIEFVDLVCVNLYPFERTAAKRGVGEAEVIENIDIGGPTMIRAAAKNHAYAAVVTSPESYDAIIEELRDAGGTLSMPTRESLAAEAFAYTARYDTAIARWFAEKSEDFPPLFIRAYEKVLDLPYGENPHQRAAYYTQVGARATVLSQVKQHHGKQISYNNILDLDSARAMVRDFEVPACAIVKHNNPCGVALGTGAQEAYAKAFACDPVSAYGGIIALNRPVDKATAELLHQQFIEILIAPGYDDEALAVLTQKQNIRILEDQERRLPALGEPDVRQVTGGLLIQDRDSTRDEREDMEVVTARRPTEQEWADLLFSWRVSRVVKSNAIVVARDLATLGIGAGQMSRVDSVRLSVEKSQAETLANAALASDAYFPFADGPQLAIDAGVTAVIQPGGSIRDGVVVEAADAAGIAMVFTKRRHFRH, from the coding sequence ATGGCCTCCGAGACCTCGCCCGAGGCGCCGACCGCGCCCGGCGCCGTCCGCATCCAACGCGCGCTGCTGTCCGTCTCGGACAAGCGCGGGATCGTCGACTTCGCGCGCGGGCTCGCGGAGCTCGGCGTCGAGATCGTCTCCACCGGCGGGACCGCGACCACGCTCGTCGACGCGGGCCTCGACGTTCGCGCGATCGACGACTTCACCGGCTTCCCGGAGATCATGGACGGGCGCGTCAAGACGCTCCATCCCAAGCTCTACGCCGGCCTGCTCGCCGTCCGCGACAACCCGCAGCACCTCCAGCAGGCCGACGACAACGACATCGAGTTCGTCGACCTCGTGTGCGTGAACCTCTACCCGTTCGAGCGCACCGCCGCCAAGCGCGGCGTGGGGGAGGCCGAGGTCATCGAGAACATCGACATCGGCGGCCCGACGATGATCCGCGCGGCCGCCAAGAACCATGCCTACGCGGCCGTGGTGACGAGCCCCGAGTCCTACGACGCGATCATCGAGGAGCTCCGCGACGCCGGCGGCACGCTCTCCATGCCCACCCGCGAGTCGCTCGCCGCCGAGGCCTTCGCCTACACCGCGCGCTACGACACCGCGATCGCGCGCTGGTTCGCCGAGAAGTCGGAGGACTTCCCGCCGCTGTTCATCCGCGCCTACGAGAAGGTCCTCGACCTGCCCTACGGCGAGAACCCGCACCAGCGCGCCGCGTACTACACGCAGGTCGGCGCGCGCGCGACCGTGCTCAGCCAGGTCAAGCAGCACCACGGCAAGCAGATCTCCTACAACAACATCCTGGACCTCGACTCCGCCCGCGCGATGGTGCGCGACTTCGAGGTCCCGGCGTGCGCGATCGTCAAGCACAACAACCCGTGCGGCGTCGCGCTCGGCACCGGCGCGCAGGAGGCCTACGCGAAGGCCTTCGCCTGCGACCCCGTCAGCGCCTACGGCGGGATCATCGCCCTCAACCGCCCCGTCGACAAGGCGACCGCCGAGCTGCTGCACCAGCAGTTCATCGAGATCCTGATCGCGCCCGGCTACGACGACGAGGCGCTCGCCGTCCTCACCCAGAAGCAGAACATCCGGATCCTCGAGGACCAGGAGCGCCGCCTGCCCGCGCTCGGCGAGCCCGACGTCCGCCAGGTCACCGGCGGCCTGCTGATCCAGGACCGCGACTCCACGCGCGACGAGCGCGAGGACATGGAGGTCGTGACCGCCCGCCGCCCGACCGAGCAGGAGTGGGCCGACCTGCTGTTCTCCTGGCGCGTGTCGCGCGTCGTGAAGTCCAACGCGATCGTCGTCGCCCGCGACCTCGCGACGCTCGGCATCGGCGCCGGCCAGATGAGCCGCGTGGACTCGGTCCGGCTGTCGGTGGAGAAGTCCCAGGCCGAGACCCTCGCCAACGCCGCGCTGGCCTCCGACGCCTACTTCCCGTTCGCCGACGGCCCGCAGCTGGCGATCGACGCCGGCGTCACGGCCGTCATCCAGCCGGGCGGCTCGATCCGCGACGGCGTCGTCGTCGAGGCCGCCGACGCCGCGGGCATCGCCATGGTGTTCACCAAGCGCCGGCACTTCCGGCACTAG
- a CDS encoding Rid family hydrolase, with amino-acid sequence MDRLGSDPPGPYEGSVGYSRVVRAGQHVWVAGCTSVDEHGVVLGVTPGEQMAIALQAVVAALERVGASAHDVVRTRMFTTDISRSGEIGRAHGEVFGDVRPVTAMYEVSGFIDPRMLVEVEADAFLEQ; translated from the coding sequence GTGGACCGCCTCGGCTCCGACCCGCCCGGCCCCTACGAGGGCAGCGTCGGCTACTCGCGCGTGGTGCGCGCCGGCCAACATGTATGGGTCGCCGGCTGCACGAGCGTCGACGAGCACGGCGTCGTCCTCGGCGTGACGCCCGGCGAGCAGATGGCGATCGCGCTGCAGGCGGTCGTCGCCGCCCTGGAGCGCGTCGGCGCGAGCGCCCACGACGTCGTCCGGACCCGGATGTTCACCACCGACATCTCGCGCTCGGGCGAGATCGGCCGTGCCCACGGCGAGGTGTTCGGCGACGTCCGGCCGGTCACCGCGATGTACGAAGTCTCCGGCTTCATCGACCCGCGCATGCTGGTCGAGGTCGAGGCCGACGCGTTCCTCGAGCAGTGA
- a CDS encoding DEAD/DEAH box helicase gives MSATKSNARHGLRAWQVSALEAMSTWDSGPFLISAAPGAGKTRPSIEIANRLLKAKVVDRVAVVCPTTPLTRQWSLAAGRLGLNLVPDAAELVPPRDFQGVAVTYAKISMVAAKWGAQCTGRTLVIADEAHHLGEELAWGEGFALAFRNAARWLLLSGTPFRSDTTPIPGVRYDAEGVAVADVAYTYADAVRDGICRPVTFVPYDGTLQWRSGDDVIEAGFDTVLTTREASRRYRTAISAELTDGLPRILAAAHAKLLEARAAGHRDAGGLVVAADSDHARKIAKLLKDVSGKSPTVVLHTETGAHKKLQAFTDARDEWIVAVNMVSEGVDIPRLRVGVYASAAKTPLIFRQVVGRFVRTIAGRPAEMSWLYLPADPILRRHATDVEGELRHVLRRRESDEELFEEREPRRETEKSEAAEFVALSADVAPTSQMSLFGGPAAVAPFTPPAPVVLPEFTPAVSAETPAAHGEPTSRLSAFERRNILRDKRHRLVGDLGRRDRRPHKEINAWLNQAVGVTRVEDATLDQLERSIDLLLDALAGKAAARR, from the coding sequence GTGAGCGCCACGAAGTCCAACGCCCGACACGGATTGCGGGCGTGGCAGGTCTCCGCGCTCGAGGCGATGAGCACATGGGATTCGGGGCCGTTCCTGATCTCGGCGGCGCCCGGCGCAGGCAAGACCCGCCCGTCCATCGAGATCGCCAACCGCCTCCTGAAGGCGAAGGTCGTCGACCGCGTGGCGGTCGTCTGCCCGACGACGCCGCTGACCCGGCAGTGGTCGCTCGCCGCCGGCCGCCTCGGGCTCAACCTCGTCCCGGACGCCGCCGAGCTCGTCCCGCCGCGGGACTTCCAGGGCGTCGCGGTCACCTACGCGAAGATCTCGATGGTCGCGGCCAAGTGGGGTGCGCAGTGCACGGGCCGGACGCTCGTGATCGCCGACGAGGCGCACCACCTCGGCGAGGAGCTGGCCTGGGGCGAGGGCTTCGCGCTCGCGTTCCGCAACGCCGCGCGCTGGCTCCTGCTGTCCGGGACGCCGTTCCGCTCGGACACCACGCCGATCCCGGGCGTCCGCTACGACGCCGAGGGCGTGGCGGTCGCCGACGTCGCCTACACCTACGCCGACGCCGTGCGCGACGGGATCTGCCGGCCGGTCACGTTCGTCCCCTACGACGGCACGCTGCAGTGGCGGTCGGGCGACGACGTCATCGAGGCCGGGTTCGACACGGTGCTGACGACCCGCGAGGCGTCGCGCCGCTACCGCACGGCGATCAGCGCGGAGCTCACCGACGGGCTCCCGCGCATCCTCGCCGCCGCGCACGCCAAGCTGCTCGAGGCGCGTGCCGCGGGGCACCGGGACGCCGGCGGCCTCGTCGTCGCCGCCGACTCCGACCACGCGCGCAAGATCGCCAAGCTGCTCAAGGACGTGTCGGGCAAGTCGCCGACGGTCGTCCTGCACACCGAGACCGGCGCGCACAAGAAGCTCCAGGCGTTCACCGACGCGCGCGACGAGTGGATCGTCGCGGTCAACATGGTGTCCGAGGGCGTCGACATCCCACGCCTGCGGGTCGGGGTCTACGCGAGCGCCGCGAAGACGCCGCTGATCTTCCGCCAGGTCGTCGGCCGGTTCGTCCGGACGATCGCGGGCCGGCCGGCCGAGATGTCGTGGCTGTACCTGCCGGCCGACCCGATCCTGCGCCGCCACGCGACCGACGTCGAGGGCGAGCTGCGCCACGTCCTGCGCCGCCGGGAGAGCGACGAGGAGCTGTTCGAGGAGCGCGAGCCGCGGCGCGAGACCGAGAAGTCCGAGGCCGCCGAGTTCGTGGCGCTCAGCGCGGACGTCGCGCCGACGTCGCAGATGTCGCTGTTCGGCGGGCCGGCCGCGGTCGCGCCGTTCACGCCGCCGGCGCCGGTCGTCCTGCCCGAGTTCACGCCCGCGGTGTCGGCCGAGACGCCGGCCGCGCACGGCGAGCCGACGTCGCGCCTGAGCGCGTTCGAGCGCCGCAACATCCTGCGCGACAAGCGCCACCGCCTCGTCGGCGACCTCGGCCGCCGCGACCGCCGCCCGCACAAGGAGATCAACGCCTGGCTGAACCAGGCGGTCGGCGTCACCCGCGTCGAGGACGCGACGCTCGACCAGCTCGAGCGGTCGATCGACCTCCTTCTGGACGCCTTGGCGGGCAAGGCCGCCGCGCGCCGGTAG
- a CDS encoding isocitrate lyase/PEP mutase family protein has translation MSTAPGNTDLVVRAQELRRLHVDPAILVLVNVWDAASARTVASIPGCRAIATASWGIAAAHGLADGEVIGREGMLDAVATIAGAVDLPVTADLEGGYGSTPADVGETIERAVAAGAVGCNIEDGLRDGDTLRDAQDAADRIAAARAAADAAGVPIVINARTDVYLRGTDDPEAAFLRGQAYARAGADCIFVPGVTDAKTIKELVDGIDAPVSVLARPGAPSVTELQELGVARVSFGPGPMGAALAALAKTASDLLQGGVPADELGYRPPAA, from the coding sequence GTGAGCACCGCGCCCGGCAACACCGACCTCGTGGTGCGCGCGCAGGAGCTGCGCCGCCTCCACGTCGACCCCGCGATCCTCGTGCTCGTCAACGTCTGGGACGCCGCGAGCGCGCGAACCGTCGCGTCGATCCCGGGCTGCCGGGCGATCGCGACCGCGTCGTGGGGCATCGCCGCAGCGCACGGGCTCGCCGACGGCGAGGTGATCGGCCGCGAGGGCATGCTCGACGCCGTCGCGACGATCGCCGGAGCGGTCGACCTGCCGGTGACCGCCGACCTGGAGGGTGGCTACGGCAGCACGCCCGCGGACGTCGGCGAGACGATCGAGCGCGCGGTCGCCGCCGGCGCGGTCGGCTGCAACATCGAGGACGGCCTCCGCGACGGCGACACGCTGCGCGACGCGCAGGACGCCGCCGACCGCATCGCCGCGGCGCGGGCCGCCGCCGACGCGGCCGGCGTCCCGATCGTCATCAACGCGCGCACCGACGTCTACCTGCGCGGGACCGACGACCCGGAGGCCGCGTTCCTGCGCGGGCAGGCTTACGCGCGCGCCGGCGCGGACTGCATCTTCGTCCCGGGCGTCACCGACGCCAAGACGATCAAGGAGCTGGTCGACGGCATCGACGCGCCGGTCAGCGTGCTCGCCCGTCCGGGCGCGCCGTCGGTCACCGAGCTGCAGGAGCTGGGCGTCGCGCGCGTGTCGTTCGGGCCGGGCCCGATGGGCGCCGCGCTGGCGGCGCTGGCGAAGACGGCAAGCGACCTGCTGCAGGGTGGCGTCCCGGCCGACGAGCTCGGTTACCGCCCGCCGGCCGCCTGA
- the eboE gene encoding metabolite traffic protein EboE gives MDLGDNLGHLTYSTLVHPGDTWEEMRASLGTYLPAVKARVSPDRPFGVSLRLSAASAATLTADAGARRELAAFLAAEDLYLYTVNAFPYGSFKGGPVKEQVYEPDWRSNERLNYTLQVADLLAELAPDGVNPSIQTPPLGFKPNVTGPDVVAAYTDRVLRVVAHLVALETRTGRTVTLAIEPEPYCFLETTEETVAYFTEHLYSGTGATTLATLAGLPLSEAHAALRRHVGIVFDICHQALEYEDVSASLGALRDAGIPVLKLQEAAAIHVPEVTDEAVAALEPYTDTIYLTQTLELRDGILTRYLHLEDAIAALRADPGPREWRVHIHVPVFLDDLGAFRSTRAAIADALAVHAATPVSRHLEIETYTWDVLPDHLKTGDIVEYVCREIEWVRDTLLPRS, from the coding sequence ATGGACCTCGGTGACAACCTCGGCCACCTCACCTACTCGACGCTCGTCCACCCAGGCGACACATGGGAAGAGATGCGCGCGAGCCTGGGGACCTACCTCCCCGCGGTCAAGGCGCGGGTGTCGCCCGACCGGCCGTTCGGCGTGTCGTTGCGCCTATCGGCCGCCTCGGCGGCGACGTTGACCGCTGACGCCGGCGCCCGACGTGAGCTGGCAGCGTTCCTGGCCGCCGAGGACCTGTACCTGTACACGGTCAACGCGTTCCCCTACGGGTCGTTCAAGGGCGGCCCGGTCAAAGAGCAGGTCTACGAGCCCGATTGGCGTTCGAACGAGCGGTTGAACTACACCCTGCAGGTCGCCGATCTGCTGGCCGAGCTGGCGCCCGACGGAGTCAACCCGTCGATCCAGACGCCGCCGCTGGGTTTCAAGCCCAACGTCACCGGTCCGGACGTGGTTGCGGCCTACACCGATCGCGTTCTGCGGGTCGTCGCGCACCTCGTCGCGCTCGAGACGCGGACGGGGCGCACCGTGACGCTGGCCATCGAGCCCGAGCCGTACTGCTTCCTGGAGACGACCGAGGAGACGGTCGCCTACTTCACCGAGCACCTCTACAGCGGCACGGGCGCCACGACCCTCGCCACGCTCGCCGGCCTCCCCTTGTCCGAGGCGCATGCCGCACTCCGCCGGCACGTCGGCATCGTCTTCGACATCTGCCACCAGGCGCTGGAGTACGAGGACGTCTCTGCCTCGCTCGGCGCGCTGCGCGATGCCGGGATCCCGGTCCTGAAGCTCCAGGAGGCCGCTGCGATCCACGTGCCCGAGGTGACCGACGAAGCCGTCGCCGCCCTCGAGCCCTACACGGACACCATCTACCTCACCCAGACGCTCGAGCTGCGCGACGGCATCCTGACCCGCTACCTGCACCTCGAAGACGCCATCGCCGCCTTGCGCGCCGACCCCGGCCCCCGCGAGTGGCGCGTGCACATCCACGTCCCCGTCTTCCTCGACGACCTCGGCGCCTTCCGTTCCACGCGCGCGGCGATCGCCGACGCCCTCGCCGTTCACGCGGCCACGCCCGTGTCACGGCACCTGGAGATCGAGACCTACACCTGGGACGTCCTCCCTGACCACCTCAAGACCGGTGACATCGTCGAATACGTCTGCCGTGAGATCGAGTGGGTGCGCGACACGCTTCTCCCACGCAGCTGA
- a CDS encoding sugar ABC transporter substrate-binding protein, whose protein sequence is MVTVGVLALAAVGCGSSESSSSAKGGGGSASGSVSGKKAFVISCSDEVPFCNAYNKTIASRLEAAGMKVTTLTDAFDAGLQNQHMNQAIAQHPAAIVLNASNSSAIVPAVKRAVAAGVKVVNTDAPLSSDGVASLQVVADHQAMGRFAAEGLVDGLQKEGVDKGSVFVAAGALASKAAQERVEGFKTTMAKYPQYKIVAVDDTSWDQNKATQVAAQRLAQYRSSGGIKGAYGMNDLLALGVIKAAKQAGVKVGVKQKGVVVVGGNCLAPGIPAVKDGSLYTSGTQTPVPQGDAVAKNTIALLEGQKLPPVVTVKEYKITADNVNQFAGECTF, encoded by the coding sequence ATGGTGACCGTCGGCGTCCTCGCCCTCGCCGCCGTGGGCTGCGGCAGCTCGGAATCGAGCTCGTCGGCCAAGGGGGGTGGCGGGTCGGCCTCGGGGTCCGTCTCGGGCAAGAAGGCCTTCGTCATCTCGTGTAGCGACGAGGTGCCGTTCTGCAACGCGTACAACAAGACGATCGCGAGTCGGCTCGAGGCCGCCGGCATGAAGGTGACGACGCTCACCGACGCCTTCGACGCGGGGCTGCAGAACCAGCACATGAACCAGGCCATCGCCCAGCACCCGGCAGCGATCGTCCTCAACGCCTCGAACTCCAGTGCGATCGTCCCCGCCGTCAAGCGCGCGGTGGCCGCCGGCGTCAAGGTCGTCAACACCGATGCGCCGCTCTCCAGCGACGGTGTAGCGTCGTTGCAGGTCGTAGCCGACCACCAGGCGATGGGGCGCTTCGCCGCCGAAGGGCTCGTCGACGGGCTTCAGAAGGAAGGGGTCGACAAGGGCAGCGTCTTCGTCGCCGCCGGCGCGCTGGCCAGCAAGGCCGCGCAGGAGCGCGTCGAGGGCTTCAAGACCACGATGGCCAAGTACCCGCAGTACAAGATCGTCGCCGTCGACGACACCAGCTGGGACCAGAACAAGGCCACCCAGGTCGCCGCGCAGCGGCTGGCGCAGTACCGGTCCAGCGGCGGCATCAAGGGCGCCTACGGCATGAACGACTTGCTCGCGCTCGGCGTCATCAAGGCCGCCAAGCAGGCCGGCGTGAAGGTCGGGGTCAAGCAGAAGGGCGTTGTCGTGGTCGGCGGGAACTGCCTGGCGCCGGGCATCCCGGCGGTCAAGGACGGGTCGCTCTACACCAGCGGCACCCAGACGCCCGTCCCCCAAGGCGACGCCGTCGCCAAGAACACGATCGCGCTGTTGGAGGGCCAGAAGCTCCCGCCGGTGGTCACGGTGAAGGAGTACAAGATCACGGCCGACAACGTGAACCAGTTCGCCGGGGAATGCACGTTCTAG
- a CDS encoding sugar ABC transporter ATP-binding protein: MHVLDDARAGASATGRRPLLTVRSVSRRFGAITALNGVSLTIAEGEILGLCGHNGAGKSTLVKVLTGLVSPDGGEIALDGEVVALRGPRDAQAAGIALVDQELSIICELTVAENLLLGDISTALLTRRAARRRLCVELLERVGLGAVDPDQPAAWLTLAERQLLEIGRALHRNARLLILDEPTATLSKAEIDRVFAAVREVASRGRAVIFISHRLDEVLTLCDRATVMRDGAVVADHAVGELDRARLVRLLVGEAGHIGPAASARRVEPAQRRVALTARRLVVAPVVADVGLDLFAGEVVGLAGQIGSGTQDVLRALAGVEPSATGDVSVGDQPLTLGTPHGSIRAGVAYVSGDRKGEGLFLGQSIAQNLLATRLDTLGRGGVLSGRGLTAAARALATTVGVDAARTAHAVETLSGGNQQKVFIGRCLDQEGIDVLLLDDPTRGVDVGGRADIHALVRGFADAGGAVLFASSELDELFDLADVIVTMFEGAVVAVRPRAACVASGVLTEMTTGCVAGEAPS, translated from the coding sequence ATGCACGTTCTAGACGATGCTCGCGCGGGGGCGTCGGCCACCGGCCGGCGTCCACTGCTCACCGTCCGGTCGGTCTCCCGCCGCTTCGGCGCCATCACGGCGCTGAACGGCGTGAGCCTGACGATCGCCGAGGGCGAGATCCTCGGGCTGTGCGGGCACAACGGCGCCGGCAAGAGCACGCTGGTCAAGGTGCTCACCGGCCTGGTCAGCCCCGATGGTGGCGAGATCGCGCTCGACGGCGAGGTGGTCGCGCTGCGCGGGCCGCGCGACGCGCAGGCCGCCGGCATCGCGCTCGTCGACCAGGAGCTGAGCATCATCTGCGAGCTCACGGTCGCCGAGAACCTGCTTCTGGGCGACATCAGCACCGCGCTGCTCACGCGCCGGGCAGCGCGCCGGCGCCTGTGTGTCGAGCTGCTGGAACGCGTCGGGCTCGGCGCCGTCGACCCGGACCAGCCGGCCGCGTGGCTGACGCTCGCCGAGCGCCAGCTCCTCGAGATCGGCCGCGCACTGCACCGCAACGCGCGTCTGCTGATCCTCGACGAGCCGACCGCGACGCTGAGCAAGGCCGAGATCGACCGGGTCTTCGCGGCGGTCCGCGAAGTCGCGTCACGCGGCCGCGCCGTCATCTTCATCTCCCACCGCCTCGACGAGGTGCTCACGCTCTGCGACCGCGCGACGGTCATGCGGGATGGCGCCGTCGTCGCCGACCACGCGGTCGGCGAGCTGGACCGCGCGCGGCTCGTCCGGCTGCTCGTCGGCGAGGCCGGCCACATCGGCCCGGCAGCGTCCGCCCGCCGTGTCGAGCCGGCCCAACGGCGTGTCGCGCTCACCGCCCGGCGCCTGGTCGTCGCGCCGGTCGTTGCCGATGTGGGCCTCGACCTCTTCGCCGGAGAGGTCGTCGGGCTCGCCGGTCAGATCGGCTCCGGAACCCAGGACGTCCTGCGAGCGCTGGCCGGCGTCGAGCCGTCGGCCACCGGCGACGTCAGCGTCGGCGATCAGCCTCTGACGCTCGGGACGCCGCACGGCAGCATTCGCGCGGGCGTCGCGTACGTCTCGGGTGACCGCAAGGGCGAGGGCCTATTCCTGGGTCAGTCGATCGCGCAGAACCTCTTGGCCACGCGGCTGGACACGCTCGGCCGAGGTGGGGTGCTGTCAGGGCGCGGCCTGACGGCGGCGGCTCGAGCGCTGGCGACGACAGTCGGCGTCGACGCCGCGCGCACGGCGCACGCGGTCGAGACGCTGAGCGGCGGCAACCAGCAGAAGGTGTTCATCGGCCGCTGCCTCGACCAGGAAGGGATCGACGTGTTGCTCCTCGACGACCCGACCCGCGGGGTCGACGTCGGAGGGCGCGCCGACATCCACGCGCTGGTTCGCGGGTTCGCCGACGCCGGCGGCGCCGTGCTCTTCGCCAGCTCCGAGCTCGACGAGCTCTTCGACCTCGCCGACGTCATCGTCACGATGTTCGAGGGCGCCGTCGTCGCGGTCCGGCCGCGCGCCGCGTGCGTCGCGAGCGGGGTGCTGACCGAGATGACGACTGGATGCGTCGCCGGTGAGGCCCCGTCATGA
- a CDS encoding ABC transporter permease, protein MSALGAEDIAMTAVTGTARRRARALAEPLAFVLLAALLVYGAASTSGFLTWDNVKAILASMGFVGIVAVGMTLIMIGGNLFSLSLGTTTAVTAMAFLAALRFGVVPAIAISVLLGAAICAVQGVLVGGLAANPIIVTIAAGSLQAGAASGISGGRSIQPSATAHAYSFLADPILGIPFSIYVLLALVVAGELLLRRTRAGRQLYLVGESRRAAFVAGLPVTRVTTIAFALAGACAAVAGVLIGAFNQNASLLLTGTYTYDAISAAIVGGNAINGGRGSVLRSVLGALVIATVTDLMLLRHYSTGAQILVKGVIVIVFVIVLNSTRLGRRA, encoded by the coding sequence ATGAGCGCCCTGGGCGCCGAGGACATCGCGATGACGGCGGTGACCGGGACCGCGCGGCGCCGCGCGCGGGCGCTCGCCGAGCCGCTGGCCTTCGTCTTGCTCGCCGCGCTGCTGGTCTACGGCGCTGCGTCGACAAGCGGCTTCCTGACCTGGGACAACGTCAAGGCGATCCTGGCCTCGATGGGCTTCGTCGGGATCGTCGCCGTCGGCATGACGCTGATCATGATCGGCGGCAACCTCTTCTCGCTGTCGCTCGGCACCACCACAGCGGTGACCGCGATGGCCTTCTTGGCCGCGCTGCGCTTCGGCGTCGTCCCGGCGATCGCTATCTCCGTCCTGTTGGGGGCGGCGATCTGCGCGGTCCAGGGCGTGCTCGTCGGCGGCTTGGCCGCCAACCCGATCATCGTCACGATCGCGGCGGGCTCGCTTCAGGCCGGTGCGGCGTCGGGGATCAGCGGTGGTCGCTCGATCCAACCCAGCGCCACGGCACACGCCTACTCCTTCCTGGCCGACCCGATCCTCGGGATCCCGTTCTCGATCTACGTGCTGCTCGCGCTGGTCGTAGCCGGAGAGCTCCTGCTGCGCCGGACGCGCGCCGGACGCCAGCTCTACCTGGTCGGCGAGAGCCGCCGCGCGGCGTTTGTCGCCGGGCTGCCGGTCACGCGGGTGACCACGATCGCCTTCGCCCTGGCGGGCGCCTGCGCCGCAGTCGCGGGCGTGCTCATCGGCGCGTTCAACCAGAACGCCTCGCTGTTGCTCACCGGCACCTACACCTATGACGCGATCTCGGCAGCGATCGTCGGCGGCAACGCGATCAACGGCGGTCGCGGATCGGTGCTGCGGTCGGTGCTCGGTGCGCTGGTGATCGCCACCGTGACCGACTTGATGTTGTTGCGCCATTACAGCACCGGCGCGCAGATCCTCGTGAAGGGCGTGATCGTGATCGTGTTCGTCATCGTGTTGAACTCGACGCGTCTGGGGCGGCGAGCATGA